A stretch of Clostridia bacterium DNA encodes these proteins:
- a CDS encoding ParB N-terminal domain-containing protein: protein MKKVETFASIFGEDHSEVPSEKQDGTTSLKLDDLIPFRNHPFKLYEGDRFNDMVESIKNYGVIVPIVVRKVDDKYEILSGHNRVNAAKEAGLTEVPTVIKEGLTEEEATLIVTETNLMQRSFSDLAYSERATVIATRHTAMKKQGVRNDLLDEIEKLSKAPDLSADSTFRPMGEKLRSDQNIGEEYGISPRNISRYLRINELSAPLKDLVDEGKIAMRAGVDLSYLSQENQEMVEAIISENTFKVDMKKAALLRKHEKEGNLNWNTAQKIINGDMLKSTGKVKPFKLQPTIISKYFNPNEDKKAIEKTIEKALDFYFSQMKNQSHYIEEGEEMIE, encoded by the coding sequence ATGAAAAAAGTTGAAACCTTTGCCTCAATATTTGGTGAAGATCACAGTGAAGTGCCATCTGAAAAACAAGATGGCACAACCTCTTTAAAGCTGGATGATCTTATTCCTTTTAGAAATCACCCATTCAAGCTTTATGAAGGGGACCGGTTTAATGACATGGTGGAGAGCATTAAAAACTACGGTGTGATTGTTCCTATTGTAGTAAGAAAAGTGGATGATAAGTATGAAATATTATCTGGCCATAACAGAGTTAATGCGGCTAAAGAAGCTGGATTAACTGAAGTTCCAACAGTTATTAAAGAAGGACTTACAGAAGAAGAAGCAACACTCATAGTCACTGAAACAAATTTAATGCAACGATCTTTTTCAGATTTAGCTTACTCAGAAAGAGCCACGGTTATTGCTACTAGACATACAGCCATGAAGAAACAAGGTGTAAGAAATGATCTGCTAGATGAAATTGAAAAGCTATCGAAAGCTCCTGATTTGTCAGCTGATTCAACTTTTCGCCCAATGGGCGAAAAGTTAAGGTCTGATCAAAATATTGGTGAAGAATACGGTATTTCTCCAAGAAATATATCAAGATACTTACGTATTAACGAATTAAGTGCTCCATTAAAAGACTTAGTTGATGAAGGTAAAATTGCTATGCGAGCTGGGGTAGACCTCTCTTATCTATCACAGGAAAATCAAGAAATGGTGGAGGCCATTATTTCTGAAAACACATTTAAAGTGGATATGAAAAAGGCTGCTCTTTTGAGAAAGCATGAGAAAGAGGGTAACCTAAACTGGAATACAGCCCAAAAGATTATTAATGGAGATATGCTAAAAAGCACTGGTAAAGTGAAACCATTTAAGCTACAACCAACAATCATTTCAAAGTATTTTAATCCAAATGAAGATAAGAAGGCTATTGAAAAAACAATTGAAAAGGCTCTTGATTTTTACTTTAGCCAGATGAAAAACCAATCACATTACATTGAGGAGGGGGAGGAGATGATTGAATAG
- a CDS encoding TnpV protein has translation MLMKPMELSYQEVQGIYHPQIQVSREESYDKKPLGKYGQMALNYLKEEHINRYNYLVTEGTLLPMMHQVNEEAWERMEKLQGQMLQEEPIQDPTNTYQTYHHREMIRMRAEEIVLQEIIFKER, from the coding sequence ATGTTAATGAAACCCATGGAACTCAGTTATCAGGAAGTACAAGGGATTTATCATCCTCAGATTCAAGTATCGAGGGAGGAAAGCTACGACAAGAAGCCGCTAGGGAAGTACGGGCAGATGGCGTTGAATTATCTGAAAGAGGAACACATCAATCGGTACAATTATCTAGTGACCGAAGGGACGTTGCTTCCAATGATGCATCAAGTGAACGAGGAAGCGTGGGAGAGGATGGAGAAACTTCAAGGCCAGATGCTACAAGAAGAACCCATTCAGGACCCGACCAACACTTATCAGACTTATCATCACAGAGAGATGATCAGAATGAGAGCGGAGGAGATCGTTCTTCAAGAAATCATCTTCAAGGAGAGATAG